The Flavobacterium piscisymbiosum genome includes a region encoding these proteins:
- a CDS encoding single-stranded DNA-binding protein, whose product MNGTLNKVMLIGHLGDDVKMHYFDGGNCIGRFQLATNEVYINKTTNEKITSTEWHNLVVRNKAAEICEKYLSKGDKIYIEGRIKSRQWQAEDGTTKYTTEIQVTEFTFLTTKKETGNHKPHQEPEPAKNTNFDATNEGLPINDLPF is encoded by the coding sequence ATGAATGGAACATTAAATAAAGTGATGCTAATTGGCCATTTAGGCGATGATGTGAAAATGCATTATTTTGATGGCGGAAACTGTATAGGTCGTTTTCAATTGGCTACAAATGAGGTTTATATCAATAAAACGACCAATGAAAAAATAACTTCAACAGAATGGCATAATCTGGTTGTGCGCAATAAAGCTGCCGAAATTTGCGAAAAATACCTTTCTAAAGGAGATAAAATCTATATAGAAGGGCGTATAAAATCACGCCAGTGGCAAGCTGAGGATGGTACTACAAAATATACCACCGAAATTCAGGTTACTGAGTTTACTTTCTTGACTACCAAAAAAGAAACAGGAAATCATAAACCACATCAGGAACCAGAACCAGCAAAAAACACTAACTTTGATGCGACAAATGAAGGTTTGCCTATAAACGACTTACCTTTTTGA
- a CDS encoding gliding motility-associated protein GldE, protein MDPEPSLFFNTTLDINLIIGFVGIFILLFLSAIVSGAEVALFSLSQKDIDETINENNPKGKIISNLLDKPKKLLATLLVANNFFNIGVVILFSFVGQNIFANVSSPVVKFILEIIVVTFFILLFGEVLPKVYASRNNVKFAKHIAYPIAVLDTLLSPISLPMRSVTLYLHNKLGKQKNSFSINQLSQALELTDSEGTSSEEQKILEGIVSFGNTDTKQVMSPRIDIFALEISESFSTICPKIIEKGFSRIPVYRDNIDQIEGVLFVKDLLPHIDNDEFDWTSLVREAFFVPENKKLDNLLKDFQSLKSHLAIVVDEYGGTSGLVSLEDVIEEIVGDISDEFDDENLNYSQIDEKNFLFEGKINMKDFYRIVDVNEDIFESHKGEAETLAGFILEVLGNFPKKDQKVAFENCIFTIEAVDKKRVKQIKVTID, encoded by the coding sequence TTGGACCCGGAGCCCAGTTTATTTTTTAATACCACATTAGACATCAATTTAATAATTGGTTTTGTCGGAATATTTATTTTGCTGTTTCTTTCGGCAATTGTTTCAGGTGCCGAAGTAGCGCTTTTTTCTCTTTCCCAAAAAGATATTGATGAAACTATAAATGAAAATAATCCGAAAGGAAAAATTATTTCCAATCTTTTAGATAAACCAAAAAAACTTTTAGCCACCTTATTAGTAGCCAATAACTTCTTTAATATTGGAGTGGTTATTTTGTTCTCCTTTGTGGGGCAAAATATTTTTGCTAATGTAAGTTCTCCTGTAGTTAAGTTTATTTTGGAGATTATTGTAGTTACATTCTTTATTTTGTTATTTGGAGAGGTCTTGCCAAAAGTGTATGCAAGTAGAAATAATGTAAAATTTGCCAAACACATTGCGTATCCAATTGCTGTTTTAGATACATTGCTGTCGCCAATAAGTTTGCCTATGCGTAGTGTTACGTTATATTTGCACAACAAATTGGGTAAGCAAAAGAATAGTTTTTCGATAAATCAGCTTTCGCAGGCTTTAGAACTTACAGATTCTGAAGGAACATCAAGCGAAGAACAGAAAATATTAGAAGGAATAGTTTCTTTTGGAAACACAGATACAAAACAGGTGATGAGCCCAAGGATTGATATTTTTGCATTAGAAATATCAGAATCATTTTCGACAATTTGCCCTAAGATAATCGAAAAAGGATTTTCTAGAATTCCGGTTTATCGAGATAATATCGATCAGATCGAAGGAGTTTTGTTTGTTAAAGATTTATTGCCACATATTGATAATGATGAGTTCGACTGGACTTCGTTGGTAAGAGAAGCTTTTTTTGTTCCTGAGAATAAAAAACTGGATAATTTACTGAAGGATTTTCAGAGTCTTAAAAGTCATTTGGCAATTGTGGTTGATGAATATGGCGGAACTTCGGGATTAGTGTCTCTGGAGGATGTTATTGAAGAGATAGTAGGGGATATTAGTGATGAGTTCGATGATGAAAACCTAAATTACTCTCAAATCGATGAAAAGAATTTTCTTTTTGAAGGAAAAATAAACATGAAAGATTTTTATAGAATCGTTGATGTTAATGAAGATATTTTTGAGTCGCATAAAGGAGAAGCTGAAACATTAGCGGGATTTATTTTAGAAGTTTTAGGTAATTTTCCTAAAAAAGATCAAAAAGTAGCTTTTGAGAATTGCATCTTTACTATAGAGGCAGTTGATAAAAAGCGTGTTAAACAAATAAAAGTAACAATAGATTAA
- the gldD gene encoding gliding motility lipoprotein GldD, with the protein MLKKTISIATILLALTVLSCKDDVVPKPSGFLRLDYPEAKYVSFENNCPFAFDMNEGAVIKGEKDCGFAITYPKMKATIYLTYKPVNGNIEKLLKDAQKLTYEHVIKADDILEQPYLNPQKKVYGMFYQVDGNAATNSQFYVTDSTKHFITGSVYFYAKPNFDSIMPAASYIKNDMQRLMETLKWK; encoded by the coding sequence ATGTTAAAAAAAACAATTTCAATAGCAACAATTTTACTGGCATTGACTGTTTTAAGTTGTAAAGATGATGTGGTGCCTAAGCCATCAGGTTTTCTTCGTTTAGATTATCCCGAAGCAAAATATGTTAGTTTTGAAAACAATTGCCCGTTTGCCTTTGATATGAACGAAGGAGCGGTAATAAAAGGAGAAAAAGATTGCGGATTTGCAATTACATATCCTAAAATGAAAGCAACAATTTACCTTACGTATAAACCTGTAAATGGTAATATCGAGAAATTGCTTAAAGATGCTCAGAAACTTACTTACGAACACGTAATTAAAGCTGATGATATATTAGAACAGCCTTATTTAAACCCTCAAAAAAAGGTTTACGGAATGTTTTATCAAGTTGACGGAAATGCAGCTACAAACTCTCAGTTTTACGTGACAGACAGTACAAAGCATTTTATAACAGGATCAGTTTATTTTTATGCTAAACCAAATTTTGATTCGATTATGCCGGCGGCGAGTTATATCAAAAATGATATGCAAAGGCTTATGGAAACCCTGAAGTGGAAATAA
- a CDS encoding heavy-metal-associated domain-containing protein, protein MKFTKIIAAFAIASLVLVSCKKEEDKNLANIKPVNTAVKEHKAIAAENVQTASFEIEGMTCAMGCAKTIEKELSNLDGVEKATVDFDKKTATVVFDKTVQNQNSFTKVVEATGDGKTYKVLNTKS, encoded by the coding sequence ATGAAATTTACAAAGATCATAGCCGCTTTCGCCATCGCGAGTTTAGTATTAGTAAGCTGCAAAAAAGAAGAAGATAAAAACCTGGCCAATATAAAACCCGTAAACACAGCCGTAAAAGAACACAAGGCGATTGCTGCTGAAAACGTACAAACAGCAAGTTTCGAAATCGAAGGAATGACTTGTGCTATGGGATGTGCCAAAACAATCGAAAAAGAATTATCTAATTTAGACGGCGTTGAAAAAGCTACAGTAGATTTCGATAAAAAAACAGCTACTGTTGTATTCGACAAAACAGTTCAAAACCAGAACAGCTTCACAAAAGTAGTTGAAGCAACCGGAGACGGAAAAACTTATAAAGTTTTAAATACTAAATCTTAA
- a CDS encoding DMT family transporter: MDAKQLKWAYLFVLSLIWGSSFILIKRGLVGLTAIQVGSFRIIFAALFLLIFGFNSLKKISRRQWKFVAITSVFGTFTPAFLFAIAETQVDSSIVAILNSLTPLNTLVLGIIIFGIQFQKRQVLGVFVGLVGCLLLILSGASAHPGQDYYYVILVVIATLCYAINVNLIKKYLSDLNSVSITTGNFAVLLLPALIILSFTDITQRISFDVTQHSILFVMILGVLGTGIANVLFFKLIQMSSPVFATSVTYLIPIVAFFWGLLDNEMLTPIQFFGAFIILIGVYLSAKK; the protein is encoded by the coding sequence ATGGATGCAAAGCAATTAAAGTGGGCTTATTTATTTGTTCTTTCGCTTATTTGGGGGAGTTCTTTTATTTTAATAAAAAGAGGTCTCGTTGGTTTAACGGCGATTCAGGTAGGTTCATTCCGAATTATTTTCGCAGCTTTGTTTCTGTTGATTTTTGGCTTTAATAGTCTAAAGAAAATTTCACGCCGCCAATGGAAATTTGTTGCCATAACCTCTGTTTTCGGAACCTTTACTCCGGCTTTTCTTTTTGCAATTGCCGAAACTCAGGTCGATAGTTCGATTGTTGCGATTTTAAATTCGCTTACACCTTTAAATACTTTGGTTCTGGGAATAATCATTTTCGGGATTCAATTTCAAAAACGACAAGTTTTGGGTGTTTTTGTTGGTTTGGTAGGTTGCTTACTTTTGATCCTAAGTGGCGCATCCGCGCATCCGGGACAAGATTATTACTATGTGATTTTGGTTGTGATTGCAACGCTTTGTTATGCTATCAATGTCAATCTAATCAAGAAATATTTATCCGATCTGAATTCGGTAAGTATTACAACCGGAAACTTTGCGGTTTTGCTTTTACCGGCTCTGATTATTTTAAGCTTTACAGATATTACACAAAGAATAAGTTTTGATGTTACCCAGCATTCTATTCTTTTTGTAATGATTCTGGGAGTTTTAGGAACCGGAATTGCGAATGTTTTGTTTTTTAAATTGATACAAATGTCGTCTCCGGTCTTCGCAACATCTGTAACCTATTTAATCCCAATAGTAGCTTTCTTCTGGGGATTGTTAGATAACGAAATGCTAACGCCAATTCAATTTTTTGGAGCGTTTATTATTTTAATCGGGGTTTATTTGTCGGCCAAAAAGTAA
- a CDS encoding IS110 family transposase, producing the protein MKNIIIGIDISSKTLDICIKNETVSYFSIENKVPVIKRFFKSYSEEKVIIAMENTGRYNWNLFEVLEKFDFKVYVISALHIKKSIGLVRGKNDKIDALRICNFIEKNHQESREWKPCSCSIKKIKILLTERASRIKIKKQLIVQQHDYKLMKSIGLDKHLKDLNIKLLRDIDVQIKIIENDIENIIQNQESLNQKQKLIKSVPGVGQVLSWTLLSKTEGFTTITDPRKMACYSGVVPFDFQSGTSLKRRPGVSMLADKNLKTILHLAAMSAVRSDNDLKTYYIRKVDEGKNKMSVLNAVRNKIIHRVFAVIKNQIPYQKDLVLS; encoded by the coding sequence ATGAAAAACATTATTATCGGCATTGATATCAGCAGTAAGACTTTGGATATCTGTATTAAAAATGAGACAGTAAGCTACTTTTCCATTGAAAATAAAGTACCTGTTATTAAACGTTTCTTCAAAAGCTACTCGGAAGAAAAGGTAATTATAGCTATGGAAAATACAGGCAGATATAATTGGAATCTGTTTGAAGTGCTTGAAAAATTTGATTTTAAAGTTTATGTAATATCAGCTTTACATATCAAAAAAAGTATAGGACTTGTTAGAGGTAAAAATGATAAAATTGATGCTCTTCGCATTTGTAATTTCATCGAAAAAAATCATCAGGAAAGCAGAGAATGGAAGCCATGTTCTTGTTCGATTAAAAAGATAAAAATACTATTAACCGAAAGAGCTTCAAGAATAAAGATTAAAAAGCAGCTAATAGTACAGCAGCATGATTACAAACTCATGAAAAGTATTGGCTTAGATAAACACCTAAAAGACTTAAATATTAAGCTTCTTAGAGATATTGACGTCCAAATTAAGATAATAGAAAATGATATTGAAAATATAATCCAAAACCAAGAGAGCCTTAATCAGAAACAGAAATTGATTAAATCTGTTCCTGGAGTAGGTCAGGTTTTATCATGGACATTGTTGTCAAAAACAGAAGGATTTACAACTATAACTGATCCTAGGAAAATGGCATGTTACAGCGGAGTAGTTCCTTTTGATTTTCAATCTGGAACATCATTAAAAAGAAGGCCTGGAGTATCAATGCTTGCTGATAAAAATCTAAAAACTATTCTGCATCTGGCAGCGATGAGTGCGGTCCGATCAGATAATGATTTAAAAACATACTACATTAGAAAAGTTGATGAAGGAAAGAATAAAATGAGCGTTTTAAACGCTGTGAGAAATAAAATAATCCATCGAGTTTTTGCGGTAATAAAAAACCAAATCCCTTATCAAAAAGATTTGGTTTTATCATAG
- a CDS encoding M16 family metallopeptidase, whose amino-acid sequence MKKIHTFLILLFLTGIMQAQDRPQPKPGPSPVVNIKKPQTFVLANGMKVLVVENHKLPRVSFNLTLDNAPFTEGNKKGVDELTSSLIGNGTKKTTKEAFNEEIDFYGASINFSSTGAYASSLSKYSGRVLELLAEGALQPNFTTTEFDKEKAKLIEGLKADEKSVPAIASRVVDVLAFGKNHPSGEFLSEETVKNVTLEDVQANYSTYFVPENAYLVVIGDVKFKETKAAVEKLFGGWKKQIAPKSTYPNPENVSQLQIDFVDVPNAVQSEISLVNTVNLKMSDPDFFPAVIANQILGGDFNSYLNMNLREQHAWTYGASSSIGSGKYVTKFKASSAVRNTVTDSAVVQFIKEIKRIRTERVPQEVLRNVKAGYIGRFVMQVEKPQTVARYALNIETENLPADFYEKYIQTINNVTADDIYRVANKYFLLDNMRIVIAGKGSDVITGLEKLQIPIFYFDKYGNPVEKPVTKKEAPAGITAKTVFENYLKAIGGEKTVSAVKTLAMTGTTTVPQAPGPLTFTSKLDSKGKMMVSLAMGTMNLMKQVVNEKGAYIEQQGQRKNLEGADLADMKASAAPFEELQLQKRTDLKVEGIEPINGSDAYVIKDGKTTYYYDVKSGLKTAKGKVREQDGKSSSQITNFNDYREVKGIKVPFNLVQNVGFELDIKMSEIKINEGVSEKDFL is encoded by the coding sequence ATGAAAAAAATACATACATTTTTAATCCTTTTATTCCTGACTGGAATTATGCAAGCACAAGATCGTCCACAACCAAAACCAGGCCCTTCGCCAGTAGTCAACATCAAAAAACCACAAACTTTTGTTTTGGCAAACGGCATGAAAGTTTTGGTGGTTGAAAACCATAAATTACCAAGAGTAAGCTTTAACTTAACTCTGGACAACGCCCCTTTTACCGAAGGAAACAAAAAAGGTGTTGATGAACTCACCAGCAGCTTAATTGGTAACGGAACAAAAAAAACAACCAAAGAAGCTTTTAACGAAGAAATTGATTTTTACGGAGCAAGCATCAACTTTTCATCAACAGGCGCTTATGCGAGTTCACTTTCTAAGTATTCAGGACGTGTTTTAGAGCTATTAGCCGAAGGTGCTTTACAACCTAATTTTACTACAACTGAATTTGATAAAGAAAAAGCAAAATTAATCGAAGGGCTTAAAGCCGATGAAAAAAGCGTTCCTGCAATTGCAAGTCGCGTTGTCGATGTTTTGGCCTTTGGAAAAAATCATCCTTCAGGAGAATTCCTCTCAGAAGAAACAGTAAAAAACGTGACACTTGAAGATGTTCAGGCAAATTATTCGACTTATTTTGTTCCAGAAAATGCTTATTTAGTAGTAATTGGTGACGTTAAATTTAAAGAAACAAAAGCAGCAGTTGAAAAACTTTTTGGCGGATGGAAAAAACAAATCGCACCAAAAAGCACTTATCCTAATCCGGAGAATGTTTCTCAGCTTCAAATAGATTTTGTAGATGTTCCAAATGCAGTACAATCTGAAATTTCATTGGTAAATACCGTGAATTTAAAAATGAGCGATCCTGATTTTTTCCCTGCTGTAATTGCCAATCAAATTTTAGGTGGAGATTTCAATAGCTATTTGAATATGAACTTACGCGAGCAACACGCCTGGACGTATGGCGCAAGCTCAAGCATTGGAAGCGGGAAATATGTAACCAAATTTAAAGCTTCATCTGCCGTTAGAAACACTGTTACAGATAGTGCTGTTGTTCAGTTTATAAAAGAAATTAAAAGAATCAGAACCGAAAGAGTTCCTCAGGAAGTTTTGAGAAATGTAAAAGCAGGATATATTGGCCGATTTGTAATGCAGGTTGAAAAACCACAAACTGTTGCCCGTTATGCTTTAAACATTGAAACAGAAAACCTTCCGGCTGATTTTTACGAAAAATACATTCAGACTATCAACAATGTTACGGCTGACGATATTTACCGTGTAGCCAACAAATATTTTCTATTAGACAATATGAGAATTGTAATTGCAGGAAAGGGTTCTGATGTAATTACTGGTTTAGAAAAACTTCAAATTCCGATTTTCTACTTCGATAAATACGGAAATCCTGTTGAAAAACCTGTAACTAAAAAAGAGGCCCCAGCCGGAATTACCGCAAAAACTGTTTTCGAAAATTACCTAAAAGCGATTGGTGGTGAAAAAACAGTTTCTGCTGTAAAAACTTTAGCTATGACGGGAACTACAACTGTTCCTCAGGCGCCGGGCCCTTTAACTTTTACTTCTAAATTAGATTCGAAAGGAAAAATGATGGTTTCGCTTGCTATGGGAACTATGAATTTAATGAAACAGGTTGTAAACGAAAAAGGCGCTTACATCGAACAACAAGGCCAACGCAAAAATCTTGAAGGTGCAGATCTTGCCGACATGAAAGCCAGCGCAGCTCCTTTTGAAGAATTACAATTACAAAAAAGAACAGACTTAAAAGTAGAAGGAATCGAACCTATAAACGGCAGCGATGCTTATGTAATAAAAGATGGCAAAACAACGTATTACTACGATGTAAAATCAGGCTTAAAAACAGCAAAAGGCAAAGTCCGCGAACAAGACGGAAAATCATCTTCTCAAATAACCAATTTCAACGATTACAGAGAAGTAAAAGGTATTAAAGTTCCTTTTAACCTAGTTCAGAATGTTGGTTTTGAATTGGATATTAAAATGTCTGAGATTAAGATAAACGAAGGAGTATCTGAGAAAGATTTTCTTTAA
- a CDS encoding M16 family metallopeptidase: MKKSIMMLSAALMLGGVAHAQKVAFEEYNLDNGMHVILHNDPSAPVVITSVMYHVGSKDERPDRTGFAHFFEHLLFEGTQNIKRGEWMKIVTANGGVNNANTSDDRTYYYEVFPSNSLELGLWMESERLMHPIINKIGVETQNEVVKEEKRMRYDNQPYGNILPEVKKNMFKNHPYRWTTIGSMKDLDAATLEEFQAFNKKFYTPNNAVLVVAGDFDKAKTKEWIQKYFAPIPRGEEVKKQTFVEEPINQTIKATYEDPNIQIPMIVASYRTPSMKTRDARVLDLISSYLSDGKSSKLYKKIVDDKKMALQIGAVGFSQEDYGMYILYGLPMAPNTTADILKEMDEEIVKIQTDLISEKDYEKLQNKFDNNFVNANASVEGIAENLASYYLLYGDVNLINTEIDIYHSITREEIREVAKKYLNPNQRLILDYVPSTKVQN, from the coding sequence ATGAAAAAATCAATAATGATGTTAAGTGCAGCACTAATGCTCGGCGGAGTGGCTCATGCTCAAAAGGTAGCTTTTGAAGAATACAATTTAGATAACGGCATGCATGTTATTTTGCACAACGATCCGTCGGCTCCCGTTGTAATCACCTCGGTAATGTACCACGTAGGATCAAAAGACGAGCGTCCGGACCGAACCGGTTTTGCGCATTTCTTTGAGCATTTATTATTTGAAGGAACACAAAATATAAAGCGCGGCGAGTGGATGAAAATCGTGACTGCGAATGGCGGAGTAAACAACGCCAACACTTCTGATGACAGAACATATTACTACGAAGTTTTCCCTTCAAACAGTTTAGAACTTGGTTTATGGATGGAATCAGAAAGATTGATGCACCCGATAATCAACAAGATTGGTGTTGAAACACAAAACGAAGTCGTAAAAGAAGAAAAAAGAATGCGTTACGACAATCAGCCTTACGGAAACATACTTCCGGAGGTTAAGAAAAACATGTTCAAAAATCATCCGTATCGCTGGACAACTATTGGCTCAATGAAAGATCTTGATGCAGCAACGCTGGAAGAATTTCAAGCTTTTAATAAAAAATTCTATACGCCAAACAATGCCGTTTTAGTTGTTGCCGGAGATTTTGACAAAGCAAAAACCAAAGAATGGATTCAGAAATATTTTGCTCCAATCCCAAGAGGTGAAGAAGTAAAAAAACAAACTTTTGTCGAAGAACCAATCAATCAGACTATAAAAGCAACTTATGAAGATCCGAATATTCAGATTCCGATGATTGTTGCTTCTTACAGAACGCCTTCGATGAAAACCAGAGATGCAAGAGTTTTAGATTTAATCTCTTCTTATTTAAGTGACGGAAAAAGCTCTAAATTGTACAAAAAAATAGTTGACGATAAAAAAATGGCGCTTCAAATTGGTGCTGTTGGTTTTAGTCAGGAAGATTACGGAATGTACATATTATACGGCTTACCAATGGCACCAAATACTACAGCCGATATCTTAAAAGAAATGGACGAGGAAATTGTAAAAATTCAAACCGACCTGATTTCTGAAAAAGACTATGAAAAATTACAGAATAAATTCGATAATAATTTTGTGAACGCCAATGCAAGCGTAGAAGGAATTGCAGAAAATCTGGCTTCTTATTATTTACTTTATGGAGATGTAAATTTAATCAATACCGAAATTGATATTTACCACTCTATTACAAGAGAAGAAATCAGAGAAGTGGCTAAAAAGTACTTAAACCCTAACCAGCGTTTAATTTTAGACTACGTTCCTTCAACTAAAGTTCAAAACTAA
- the rplU gene encoding 50S ribosomal protein L21, giving the protein MYAIVEIAGQQFKVSKDLKVYVNRLSNEEGSSVSFDKVLLLDDNGNVTLGAPAIEGASVEAKVLQHLKGDKVIVFKKKRRKGYKKRNGHRQYLTQIVIEGITAAGGTKKAAAKKAVVAEDAPATEVEAAPKAKKAAAPKAKKEATKE; this is encoded by the coding sequence ATGTATGCAATCGTAGAGATAGCAGGGCAACAATTTAAAGTAAGCAAAGACTTAAAGGTTTATGTTAACCGTTTGTCTAACGAAGAAGGTTCAAGTGTTTCATTTGACAAAGTTCTTTTATTAGACGATAACGGAAACGTAACTTTAGGCGCCCCAGCTATAGAAGGTGCTTCAGTAGAAGCTAAAGTGTTACAACACTTAAAAGGAGATAAAGTAATCGTTTTCAAAAAGAAAAGAAGAAAAGGTTACAAAAAGAGAAATGGTCACAGACAATATCTTACTCAAATTGTAATTGAAGGTATTACTGCAGCAGGTGGAACTAAAAAAGCAGCGGCTAAAAAAGCGGTTGTAGCAGAAGATGCTCCGGCAACTGAAGTTGAAGCAGCTCCAAAAGCAAAAAAAGCAGCAGCTCCAAAAGCAAAAAAAGAAGCTACTAAAGAATAA
- the rpmA gene encoding 50S ribosomal protein L27, whose translation MAHKKGVGSSKNGRESESKRLGVKIFGGQAAIAGNIIVRQRGSKHNPGENVYISKDHTLHARVAGVVKFQKKKDNKSYVSILPFEA comes from the coding sequence ATGGCTCACAAGAAAGGTGTCGGTAGTTCGAAGAATGGTAGAGAATCAGAATCAAAACGTTTAGGCGTAAAGATTTTTGGTGGACAAGCTGCTATTGCTGGGAACATCATCGTTAGACAAAGAGGTTCAAAACATAATCCAGGTGAAAACGTTTACATTAGTAAAGATCACACACTACACGCAAGAGTAGCTGGAGTTGTTAAGTTCCAAAAGAAAAAAGATAACAAATCTTATGTATCTATCCTTCCATTCGAAGCATAA
- a CDS encoding ClbS/DfsB family four-helix bundle protein, whose translation MTKVFYFLAIFDKVIFYYIMAVPANKEELQIAIKTNYNKLKKELSDIPAELTTIRNLDGHAKDTVMSINNLISYLTGWGELVLKWNIKKDNKETVDFPETDYKWNELGKLAQKFYKDYEKDDFITLCNKLHSIVHKILSLIEQKTNAELYEIPWYEKWTLGRMIQFNTASPYNNARARIRKWKKENNLL comes from the coding sequence TTGACAAAGGTTTTTTACTTTTTAGCTATATTTGATAAAGTTATATTCTATTACATTATGGCTGTTCCCGCAAACAAAGAAGAATTGCAAATCGCAATCAAAACCAATTACAACAAGCTCAAAAAAGAATTATCAGACATTCCTGCTGAGTTAACTACTATTCGAAATTTAGACGGACATGCAAAAGATACTGTAATGAGCATTAACAACCTTATTTCTTATTTGACAGGCTGGGGAGAATTAGTACTCAAGTGGAACATCAAAAAAGACAACAAAGAAACAGTAGATTTTCCTGAGACAGACTATAAATGGAATGAACTTGGAAAACTGGCACAAAAGTTTTATAAAGATTATGAAAAAGATGATTTTATAACTTTATGCAATAAATTACATAGTATAGTGCATAAAATCCTCTCTTTGATTGAACAAAAAACCAACGCTGAACTTTATGAAATTCCCTGGTATGAAAAATGGACATTGGGCAGAATGATACAGTTCAATACCGCTTCTCCCTACAATAATGCCAGAGCAAGAATCCGCAAATGGAAAAAAGAAAACAATCTTCTATAA